The following is a genomic window from Zerene cesonia ecotype Mississippi chromosome 13, Zerene_cesonia_1.1, whole genome shotgun sequence.
agcCCCAAATTGAATAAAGAGCTGAAAGCAATGAAGGGCATTTCATGTTGTTATATTtcagtttttagtttttacagTTTTAGTAAAAGAGTTTTTTTCTTCCCAATAGTCTGAAGCACTATTGGgaagaaaaaaaagtgttttttatcATTCTGAGGGACAGTTTGAACTATCTCCACTTGATGGTAAAGTCAATATAGCCTAAGTATGATACTAAACCTGTATACAGGTTTTCTTGTGAACATTACATTATACAGTTGAACCTCTTAAAGGCTCGCCTTGATAAGTTGAAAACCTACCTAActtgtaattattgttatatattatgttttgaacATTCCTTGATTCCACATACTGCAAGGGATGTTTGTAAACTGTGTTTCCACCCAGCACCACAATAGACACAATTTAATGTCACTCAATTTCATATAACTATTGTAATTCTTGAATATTTATGATGTCATAATTAGGCGAGGGTAGATAAGTGCAATGTTAAGCATAACTCAAATTTCAtatgtagaataaaaatattaatagggtATTTGACTCCTTAACAATTACTTCCTTAGaacctaatttaaaaataataatgtacacttataaacaaaaataatttagcaaAGAAAGTGTGAAAGAGTAGGGAAGTAGGGAGTCTTCAGCCCCTTTTTCGCGAAAAGAAAATTTCTATGAAGGTATATAAGTTATGTAAATTTCTATGGTCTATGGCATATGGCATGCAAAATTTTCGCTTTGCGAGAAAAGGACAGAATTCAATTCGCCTTATGGTGGATTTACACAATCGCGTGAATCGCGAGGCCAATAATGAATACGCATGTGTTAACACTACGCACGTTATGCGCCTTGGGATTTGCATATCCGTGATAAGACCAGTTTTTCGTACATAATCATAGgaaagaaaatgtatgaacAATGGTcagtttaacattttttattacaaactcttataaattaaaagtctCGAGTCAAATACCGTATAGTCAATCTAGAAAATAAGCTTCAAAATTTTGTGGTACATTAGCTTTGTGGATCCATTATATTGCATGTcagcaaaatattatatcaagaGCATGGTGAAACCAAAAATagttcaaaaaaattacataataatttgtttatatatagcattttctattgttataagtacatcaaatatttatttgtatccaTTTAGATTTAAGTGtgtatgataaattttgtctgaaaagatattaaattatgacttaagtttttaaatttaaatcttaatctACATGTCATAGGCCAAGCTTGAAAGAGAACTATCAGtagataagaaatataattattttgtttttatgttatgacTGATTCCAGACTTATTTACAATTGAAAAGCTGTTGGGCCCttctgtttataaattatatatataacatagtgTACTCGATTGGTTAAGAATTTGATCAACGAAAAcagtttacaatttatattacgaAAATGTGTTAGATTGCATTTAGTAAAGTGAGCATACATGGTACCcatactattttaattgttttatatgtgtttttttaaccaATCAACGTGATTATAGGATAATATTATGACTTAAGTACTTTGTgtctgttataaaattaaacattgttttcaaTAGCTTTTTTATcggcttttaaaaataatgtgtatagaaattatttataactgatcAGTCTAGATTTTTTACCTTACATTTATATcgatgttttattgaattatgcTGTAATCGTTTTAGTTAGcggtattaatattttaagttccATCGAAATATGGGACTAAAATTCGCTTGTAGTATAGTTGGTTGATTGCAGTACCAAATAATGCTAACatccttaattaaaaaaattgtattaaaaagaaagtttttcaaatctacctaacattttttttttgttttttttttcttgataaTTCAGTATTCACCGAAATGGTATGGAATGGTAGGTACCTTCCTCTCCAGAGACATGCAGTGacctttttttaaagaaattgttaTAGTACATATGAGAAActcttattatttgtaatcttGAATCtggaatgttaataaaaattgtgaataattGTGTGCGGCAATAATAGGgccatttcaatttgaaagaatagCACAAAGTGTAGTAGAATCTTTTTATACAGCAAAGTTTTTGGTCTTAATGTTGGTACTTTGATTGAAACTTTTCGGTAATTGCATATATTGtagaagaaaaatttattccaGGACACAGACGAGAACAATGTATGATACCTAATTTTAAAGTGGAAtctgatgattttttttttgatgttGCTgtgacaaattttataaaaaagttaacatTCATAGTACTTTTTAGGGATTTGTTTTGGTTAAAACGGGTGTTAACGTTAATAAAAAGGTGTGATTTCATAAAGAACTACTCTTGTATGcgaagaattatttttaatatcattctaATAAGATTTATGATGTCGCTTAATAAGTGGAGCAAAATAAAATGCCTCACAATCTGAATAAATATGTGAACATATATCATGCTTAGTTTCCTAAAACAATGTAGGTACTTACTACAAATACatactgtaaaatattaaatttacacataATGGCCTATTACtagatatgtaatatttacagttacttaataaaactaattttattttgtcatactattttgttacaaaaaatactgGCAAAAGAAAGACCATAAAAGGgttgaaaatgtaaatgatttattaataatagagtcttatattataattgtgattTATGTACACTGATTTTAATGTAGTGTTTTGCGTAATACTAGAATCAATGTAGTGAAATAGGACTCTTTATTTCTAGATAGTatagtttatatgaatattgcgTGATCGGCTGTAGCATAGaatgtaattatgtaaatatttttatttaaagctattAGACAAAGTggcacaaattataaatttagaatatcATCAAGTCAAGTCAATAAAGATTATGAAAAACTGAAAAGCGTACGCTTGTTTTAAATCCAATTAAGGCATATGACGCTGGTTAGcctcaattaatttattgattttgctTCAGCGTGAACTTAATGGTGGAATCGGCAGAAAATCAGTCGTGcaaattaatctattttttttttatattttataatgtgaaaaattgATAGCTTTATGGCGGCATCTCCTATTTTAATAGGatcattgatttattattgactTAATCTTGAAAAGTTctgaatcttttttttttatttacttacaaaaGAAATCACATTGCAATGTGTATGAACTAAAAAAAAGTgtctataaattacaataaatataaataaaacgtcaCTGGGCTATGTGCATTAAAAATTCTCTTTTATTTACGCTTCCAtggtaaacaaaatattactttttgtaagtattttgaattttcaacTTGCGCCAAGAGCATAACAAGCGGAAGTTTTAACCtcattttttcacaaaatatttgcCTTTTTGATacagctttattataaaaacattgacGAGTAAGTTGAGAACGAAATTGAAATTCGTTCTTAACATACTTTAGggacgaattgggccagctcgcaccgaggaaggtactttattataaaagtactcTGTGGTAGGTACCACACCTTCGCAGAAGATGTTTCGTTCGGTGTaggggggagccggaggcccgtatccttctcctaatcttttctttattccgaTCGGCAATCCTTGCCTTGCCCTTtactcaccatcaggcgaacctcCAGCCCGAGTATTCGTAAAATTCTTAGCAATCAcccatatttttaagtaaataaagatCTCTAACTAGTGGCTAGTAGGCTAGTTTACAGTTGTCTGtcgttattattatactactctttggttGTCTGTCATATAGATTTCAGTATTTCGCATTTATTGACATGATTTACGAACACCCAAGAAAATGGCCTTTTTGTAGGAGCACCTAGTTGTCTCCCCGGAGAAATAAGTAATACATTGGAAAGTTGTTCATGTTAAGTAAAACGGGTACTCACTTTCGTAACAAAGATGACACCATAACCATAGGTATCAGCTACGCTGGGTCAAGGACGAATTCCTACAAGTATCCGTGACCCCTTATGAATGCGGCTCAACGGAACACATTGGGGTTTTAGTCAGTAGGAATAGACCATGGACTCATCCACGGAGGCCGTGGTTATCTGCAAGATTTCCCCCCTATAAGAAAAAGGTATCAACTACgataaaaacattaagaaAATTTGCCTTTTTTGCACAAATCGCACATAATGCGGGACGCATGTAATGTTTTGTGGGACTAgttatttaactaattttgCAACCCGAGAATACATCCAATATTTCGGGGCGGTCCCATAGAATACggaatacttaaaaaaaaaaacactatctACAATTTCCGTTTTATTAGCAAAATagcaatataaacaatgaattctgttcataatataaaatagttcttTCTCGATACGTGCTTTAGATCTTTTCCCTGTTAGTTAAGAGGGATAGAATTTATTCTGCCGATCATAAATGTGTGGCTGACTCTTACtaccaaaataattaatataatgatcaATAGCTAAGGGTTAGGCACTTCAAGTATGATTCATGTACTATAAAATTTCCAACTTTTACAATTAGTATAGGTGCATTAGGAGACATGCTTGcaaaacttaaaatacatttttgaacGTAGATGACTGTCactttgacatttttattgttgtcaACAACAAGTTTATTGTGAAGATGGCGACGACAGGGGTTGGCTTTCGGTGGTTAGATATATTGGAAAAAGAATTCGATAAAGCATGTGTTGGATTAGATACATCATTAGGTATGcaacttttatatattcctATCATTACCGTAACTTAGCTTTAACCCGTCAAAGACATTTTCATATGTAACTCTTTACTATGTTCAATGTTGGTGAACTAACGAACATCATAATTCCTTTACTTTACgctttttgttttcaaattccTTTTAACTTTTACCTAAACTTGTCAGACACAATATCCTTATCATTTGACACATTACGTAAAGAGTGAATGAACGGGCTGGTCATTGActaaatcaataaacattaaGATCAAATTGTTATGTATTACAGTGGAACTGGAAACAGAAGAGCCGGAGACGGTGTTTTCAGCACGACAGAAGATAGCAACACTTAGTTCATGTTTCGCCCAGCTCACACACAAAGCCCTAACAATATTCCAACATAGTGCTAAACTTGAGGTATGTGattctgtataaaatatgtagtttcGTTATATGTTTTAACACTTGCtaattatttacctatatCACATAATTAGGTAAATCtcaatttaaatgaagttGAAACAGATAATATGTGTAAATCCTGAATATAAGTTTGTTATGAAATACTGAAGTACAATATATATCATTGGTTAGTCTATCTTTGTattataacacataaaaaacaaatgagaatataattttaagtctTAGGTATTCTAATATGAAAGCCATAACTATTCAAACTTTAAATTGaatcaatgaatatttatattctagcCCTCCTACAAAATAAGAATTAGACGaaggattaaatatattgaaaatattacatcatCACATACaacatactaaatatataatttttaaagtactatcaatatttctttattgagGGATTACAACCCTCTCATCATCATAAGCTTTGCTATATAAAGGAGAAAATTGAAACTGTTTTCaatgttattgatattaattccTCAacttgattatatatttattattatgctaaTATAGTCTAAACAGTCtacttttaaacttttaaaggCAGATAAGAATTCATTGTGAGATATATCCATATTAGGAAATTGCATATTCATATGaaattgcaaattttaattttaccctGAAACTAGTTGCTCAAGatagacattatttttataaggttttttaatagtttgtcTCTGAATTCAAACAAAGACAAACTCAACTAACTGAAGATCATTAAAAACTGTTCAGCCATTCTTGAGTAGTGATAATGTGTAAAGTGAAAATAGAGATAAGTGGTGTTACTAACatgactttcttttatatggatagtttatatacatcactacatagtataaaaaagtcgctttctctttCCCTATGTCCCtgcttaaatctataaaaactaCGCAGGgaatggggttttttttatatgaaataacatctattgaaCTATTCAGAATTAATGCATGCTAAGCCGCGGCAAGTGCATATAGATAAAGTCAGGTGTATGAGCTTATATAATACAGTAACAACTGTATTATATGAAGTaaaggttaaaataaaacaataatcaatatggcataaagaatttatatcaCAAACTTATAATTATGGTTCTGTATTTTTCCAAGTAGGGCCGCGGTCATATGGGTGTTTGTGCAGATGTCTCCGATGGGGGGGCCTAGTGACTGCACTCTCTGTGGTTGTCTTTGGTTTGGTTATTTCCACTGAAGTGTTCAGAATATCCTGGTCCTCGTCCATAAAGTCGTCCATGTTCTCGTCAAAGTAACTTGCATCCTGTTCATCTTCACCCCAATCGTCATTTTCTTCTGAATCCTTTTCACTTCTGGAAttggtttattaattatatttagattgtTTTCCTCTGTTTAACTATGGTTTTTAAACTagattcattaattttgattattgtaattataatttatattaaaataactcgtTAGACAATGGTTTTAAcatgaattaaataacatagggtttttttttacttttattcgaGCCGGGTTCGTAGAACAATTTACTTAGTACGTAAAATTGAAGCATtttcatcataataatattcacataCCTCCCTTGGAGTTTCTTTAACAAACGGTCTGCCGCGGCGGTGACGTAAGACGTGGGAGCCTGTTCCTCCGTGTTATCAGTGATTCGTGCCTCCAACCGCTGCAGCGCTGCATCGGCGCGATTAGTTAAACCTATAAACTTTTCTGTAAGCTGCTGCAACTCTTTTACGTTGAACGGAGTCTGCGATGAGTTTCGGAATACGCTCTCTAAACGCTTACATGTTGCGTCCGTCTGAAATgagatacatttaaaataatcgcATATGAAGTAAATATTCACCTAagcaaaatattgaaaaatacagCTACAGCTTTTATAAACagcttttataaatcatttcaatgctataaaactaaaaattaaatacagctacagttttcttaaaattattcttaaataaacatttagcttcacctgtattgGTCGATTGTTGAGTAATTTCATAACTTTGGTGTCGTGATTGCGCATcgttgtttgtatattttgtaactcGTGAAATGTTGAAGCAGTCCTGAAAAGGTcgtaattaatgataatatataactcGTAATCACTAACtagacaatataaaaaagtcgGTTATCgatatacatacttatttattaaggaatCTATGAGTTTATCTAAAACGTCGGCGACGTGGGTGGGATCGTCGAGTTGAACCCGCTGGCAGGAGTCAACAAATCTCTTTTGTGCGTTCAGTACTTCTTCcatctaaaaacaaaaagacaaTGTCATTGTTCActgtctatttaaataaaaatgaaggtCCAAATATGTTGCTAAGCGCGAAACTTCAGAAGAGCTCGACGAATAcagcttatattttttacctttatgCTTAAAAGATTAACTGAAAAGCCCAAGGAAGGTTATTATAGAGCGAAAAGACGtaccggggcggaccgctagtggtCTATAcaattatcctactaatattatgtacgcgtaagtttgtaagtatggatggatgtatgaatgaatgattgttattctttcaggtgaaaacttatttgtatggaattttgtacaaaaatagattatagtctggattagcattTAAAATGATACTTGATatgaaatcattaattatttatatttttgataaaaaagggATATCCCTGCATACTTTGTTACAGGAATCTAAGAACGATAAGTACTGTCGTATTTCTGCTTCTTATTTAaaagagaaatatataatgatacaaaaaatgtttttttccgTTTTTCGTTCCGTTTTACGTTTCCATTTAccgtaagaaataaataaattgattccaCTGTGTATCCTGATTCATAGCTACCTGGTTCAGTGGGGAACATGTTAATCTTATAAGTTATAAGGTCAAACCTAAATTAGTAATTTGCTCGAACAGTTGGTTCAAAGCTTATTCTCATATTCGttctcattttttatttacatgattCGAACATTATGACCTaggcataaaaataaattattctaaatttattcaCTCTATCATAACGTTACTATTCATTTAGCCCTTTACCAATCCAATTATCTGATCGAGTTTCTAAGCAAATGTTTCGTGTTTTACTCACGATGTTTGTGAAATTTAAGTGTTTTGGCTATGATATCTGCCTAATACTTgttctaaatttattcattctgttataaaatgttcaacTCGACTGAGCAATTCTATCGCTTTCGTAATACAGCTTGCCATGTCTGGCCTTCGTAGCTTTAAGCTCGAGCAAGTAGctgtcttattttaaattccttaTTATGGATTCATAGTCCTACATGCATAAGTTCAATGGAAAATGTTGCAAGCGTCATGCTGTTGTTGTTGAGTTTATTGAGTAACCGTTTATTTACTT
Proteins encoded in this region:
- the LOC119831412 gene encoding uncharacterized protein LOC119831412, coding for MLSAAVAALACLCLARSSPAEPHSLRAYALAADTPKELTSILANIDERLRMLDTISAVQVKQARRLDVIQDKLDRMETTLSLRLERVQLAAERLEHRLHMLQTSVQASIKENSEKIERSQTKIAEIAQNITNQISSHTHYLEKVSGAYADTWRRSLLLESLMRDCMALVNVTRRELADGLRALARRQRDARLNSADLEAAFTKRLNDKTVKIDLKMEEVLNAQKRFVDSCQRVQLDDPTHVADVLDKLIDSLINKTASTFHELQNIQTTMRNHDTKVMKLLNNRPIQTDATCKRLESVFRNSSQTPFNVKELQQLTEKFIGLTNRADAALQRLEARITDNTEEQAPTSYVTAAADRLLKKLQGRSEKDSEENDDWGEDEQDASYFDENMDDFMDEDQDILNTSVEITKPKTTTESAVTRPPHRRHLHKHPYDRGPTWKNTEP